Proteins encoded together in one Leptospira semungkisensis window:
- a CDS encoding isoprenyl transferase, translating to MPRHIAVIMDGNGRWATSKGLSRSEGHRAGADSIDRLMEVSLALGLESISLYAFSTENWKRPVTEIRSIFHLLVEFIDSRLEGIYKKGIRILHSGSRKRLSSKVLSKIDSAIEITKKNRKLTVNFCLNYGSQEELLTAFSKLSEDRKKKGISVQKPISTKELEKYLYTYPLPPVDLLIRTAGERRLSNFLLWQSAYAELFFTETLWPDFGEKDLKEALDWFGRRTRKFGGLENG from the coding sequence ATGCCCCGGCATATTGCCGTCATTATGGACGGGAACGGAAGATGGGCAACATCCAAAGGTTTATCCAGATCAGAAGGACATAGGGCCGGAGCGGATTCCATCGATCGATTGATGGAGGTCAGTTTGGCCTTAGGTCTGGAATCGATCTCGCTCTACGCTTTCTCCACTGAAAATTGGAAACGTCCAGTTACAGAAATTCGTTCCATCTTTCATCTTCTTGTAGAATTTATAGATTCCAGGTTAGAGGGGATCTATAAGAAAGGGATCCGCATATTACATTCCGGTTCTAGAAAAAGACTCAGCTCTAAAGTATTATCAAAGATAGACTCTGCAATAGAGATCACTAAGAAGAATCGAAAACTGACTGTGAATTTTTGCTTAAACTATGGCTCTCAAGAAGAGCTATTGACCGCATTTTCCAAATTGAGTGAAGACAGAAAGAAAAAAGGGATCTCCGTTCAAAAACCGATCTCTACTAAAGAACTAGAAAAATATTTGTATACGTACCCCCTTCCACCGGTAGATTTATTGATCAGAACCGCAGGGGAGAGGAGATTATCCAATTTCCTTCTTTGGCAATCCGCTTACGCGGAGCTTTTCTTTACGGAAACTCTTTGGCCGGACTTCGGCGAAAAAGATCTGAAAGAAGCTTTGGATTGGTTTGGAAGAAGGACCCGAAAATTCGGAGGTTTAGAGAATGGGTGA
- the acpS gene encoding holo-ACP synthase, translated as MKISVGNDIVENSRIKDLLDKHGERFLKRVYSETEIAYCSGRKDPVPHLSGRFCVKEAFIKAIEAGDHVILDMREIELFGKDFGKKELVLHGKSKELFLEKGYSGVSVSISHAENYSTAIVVLYKE; from the coding sequence ATGAAGATCAGCGTAGGGAATGATATCGTAGAAAATTCCAGAATCAAAGATCTTCTAGACAAGCACGGAGAGAGATTTTTGAAGAGAGTATATTCCGAGACTGAGATCGCATACTGTTCCGGAAGAAAGGATCCAGTCCCTCATCTCAGCGGCAGATTTTGCGTGAAAGAAGCCTTTATCAAGGCCATTGAAGCCGGTGATCATGTGATCCTGGACATGAGGGAAATCGAACTTTTCGGAAAGGATTTCGGAAAAAAAGAATTGGTACTTCACGGAAAATCCAAAGAATTGTTCCTCGAGAAAGGCTATAGCGGAGTTTCCGTTTCTATCAGTCACGCGGAGAATTATTCTACCGCGATAGTTGTTCTCTATAAGGAGTGA
- the dxr gene encoding 1-deoxy-D-xylulose-5-phosphate reductoisomerase has translation MKRGVCILGASGSVGESTLKILRLFPEEFRLRSFSVHSNLEKAKEIAKEFQPAYLCVSSDSVDKAILGNKIGATEVLYGTEALSEIVADAETETVVTAVVGASGIRPTVAAIHAGKKIGIANKETLVSCGPYIQSLLEKSNAYLVPVDSEHNALFQLLENTKKESLERIILTASGGPFRKLPISDLPKVTIEQALKHPTWNMGPKITVDSAGMINKGLEVIEAHFLFGFSYDQIGVVIHPQSVAHGIVETKDGASFVYASYPDMIFPVAHSLYYPKIVPKSLKPHPATSWGNLEFLEPELERYPGLSLAYEAGRAGGTAPSIFNAANEIAVELFLKGKILFTEIPSVIRTALDKIPYSVPKDLEGYEEADRKAREAALSFSKDKVVHLC, from the coding sequence ATGAAACGAGGCGTCTGCATTTTAGGTGCCTCCGGATCGGTCGGAGAGTCCACTCTTAAAATACTCCGCCTTTTTCCGGAAGAATTCCGACTTAGATCTTTCAGTGTTCATTCCAATCTAGAGAAAGCAAAAGAGATCGCAAAGGAATTCCAACCGGCTTATCTTTGCGTGAGTTCCGACTCGGTAGACAAAGCAATTCTCGGAAATAAGATAGGAGCCACTGAGGTTCTCTATGGGACCGAAGCTCTTTCCGAGATCGTTGCAGATGCGGAAACGGAAACTGTAGTCACTGCTGTAGTCGGTGCGAGTGGAATCAGGCCTACAGTCGCTGCGATTCATGCCGGAAAGAAGATCGGAATTGCAAACAAGGAAACCCTGGTAAGCTGCGGGCCCTATATCCAATCTCTATTAGAAAAATCGAATGCATATCTGGTTCCCGTTGATTCGGAGCATAACGCTTTATTCCAACTACTCGAAAATACGAAGAAGGAATCTTTGGAGAGGATCATTCTGACCGCTTCCGGTGGACCATTTCGTAAACTTCCGATCTCCGATCTCCCAAAAGTTACGATTGAACAGGCTTTGAAACATCCTACCTGGAATATGGGTCCAAAGATCACAGTGGATTCTGCAGGAATGATCAATAAGGGATTAGAAGTTATAGAAGCGCATTTTCTTTTCGGCTTCTCCTATGATCAGATCGGGGTGGTGATCCATCCTCAAAGTGTTGCTCACGGAATCGTGGAGACTAAAGACGGAGCGAGTTTCGTATACGCGTCTTATCCAGATATGATCTTTCCTGTGGCGCATTCATTATATTATCCTAAAATTGTTCCGAAAAGTCTGAAACCTCATCCTGCTACTTCTTGGGGAAATTTGGAATTCTTGGAACCGGAGTTGGAAAGATATCCGGGTTTAAGTCTCGCCTACGAGGCGGGCAGGGCCGGTGGAACGGCTCCTTCTATCTTTAATGCGGCGAACGAGATCGCAGTGGAATTATTCTTAAAAGGTAAGATCTTATTTACCGAAATCCCTTCCGTGATCAGGACAGCATTGGACAAGATTCCTTACTCTGTTCCGAAAGATCTGGAAGGTTATGAAGAAGCGGATCGAAAGGCCAGAGAGGCGGCTTTAAGTTTCTCAAAAGATAAGGTTGTGCATTTATGTTAG
- the tsf gene encoding translation elongation factor Ts, protein MSASTTDLIKELRDRTGAGLMDCKKALQENNNDLDKSSDWLREKGIAKASKKAGRVTKEGRNISYIHGDGKIGVLLELNSETDFVSRNEAFEALGKEICLQIAAMSPLYVSEDQVPAEDIERETKVLEAQLKEEGKKPEQIEKIIPGKIKKYYSEVCLLNQAFIKDNTKTVDDLVKEAISKFGENITVARFARFQVGGA, encoded by the coding sequence ATGTCTGCATCTACTACTGACCTTATTAAGGAATTAAGAGACCGCACCGGTGCGGGATTGATGGATTGTAAAAAAGCTCTTCAAGAGAACAATAACGATCTAGACAAATCTTCAGATTGGTTGCGTGAGAAAGGGATCGCTAAAGCTTCTAAAAAAGCGGGACGCGTGACTAAAGAAGGAAGAAATATTTCCTATATCCACGGAGACGGAAAGATCGGAGTTTTGCTCGAGCTCAATTCTGAAACCGACTTCGTATCTCGTAACGAGGCTTTCGAAGCTTTAGGAAAAGAAATTTGCTTACAAATTGCGGCAATGTCTCCGCTTTATGTGAGTGAAGATCAAGTTCCTGCAGAAGATATCGAGCGCGAAACTAAGGTTCTCGAAGCTCAATTGAAAGAAGAAGGTAAAAAACCAGAGCAGATCGAAAAGATCATCCCTGGAAAGATCAAAAAGTATTACTCTGAAGTATGCCTTTTGAACCAAGCCTTCATCAAGGACAATACCAAGACGGTTGACGATCTGGTGAAAGAAGCAATTTCGAAATTCGGCGAGAATATCACCGTAGCTCGTTTTGCTCGTTTCCAGGTAGGCGGCGCGTAA
- a CDS encoding phosphatidate cytidylyltransferase, translated as MGETTKRILSAAVLVAGYLFMIFYRDFYYLQTLILLAIAGVIGLTEFYRLADRGQDGRPFKGTGIFFFLLILLLYYFRFVASQNKFEQPLLFQQYLKVFVPSFDAVTLAFVLLFIASFVLQILRRPLDGAIFSVSSTVLGVVYASLPLGHLLLLLGMNEGIYYVFLVSVATFLTDVGGYFGGRWFGRNPAGLAISPKKTWEGYVSGIIVAIASVFLLNFLWERSTGVRPLVGGAEVFLVTLILSIVGVIGDLLESAMKRDAKVKDSGNLIPGHGGVLDRADALLLTVPILYFYLQIKAALGFPV; from the coding sequence ATGGGTGAAACAACAAAGAGAATCCTTTCCGCGGCAGTATTAGTTGCCGGTTACCTGTTCATGATCTTTTACCGGGATTTTTATTATCTCCAGACATTGATCCTACTTGCGATCGCCGGTGTGATCGGTCTCACTGAATTCTACAGATTGGCTGATAGAGGACAGGACGGAAGGCCCTTCAAAGGAACCGGGATATTTTTCTTTCTTCTCATATTATTACTTTATTATTTTAGATTTGTCGCTTCTCAGAATAAGTTCGAACAGCCTCTTTTATTCCAACAATACTTAAAGGTATTTGTGCCTTCTTTCGATGCGGTGACTCTCGCATTTGTCCTTTTATTTATCGCAAGTTTCGTTCTTCAGATCTTAAGAAGACCTTTGGATGGAGCGATCTTCTCCGTTAGTTCTACAGTGTTGGGAGTGGTGTATGCCTCTCTTCCTCTCGGACATTTGCTTTTACTTTTGGGAATGAACGAAGGAATCTATTATGTGTTTTTAGTTTCTGTAGCTACATTCCTTACGGATGTAGGAGGATATTTCGGAGGACGTTGGTTCGGAAGAAATCCTGCGGGCCTTGCCATTTCTCCTAAGAAAACTTGGGAAGGATATGTTTCCGGGATCATCGTTGCGATCGCTTCCGTTTTCCTTTTGAACTTTCTATGGGAAAGAAGCACCGGAGTGAGACCTCTTGTAGGAGGAGCAGAAGTATTCTTAGTCACTTTGATCCTATCCATAGTCGGAGTGATCGGCGATCTATTAGAATCCGCAATGAAGAGAGATGCCAAAGTCAAGGACTCTGGGAATTTGATTCCGGGTCATGGCGGTGTCTTGGATAGAGCGGATGCGCTTCTTCTCACTGTTCCTATTCTTTATTTTTATCTTCAGATCAAGGCGGCGCTGGGATTTCCAGTCTAA
- a CDS encoding bactofilin family protein, translating to MSKKATTAPKQQRTITEYGTISTILGRETSFSGILNFRKPLEISGEFEGEIESEGFLLVSEGARVRANIKAGTVIVGGEITGNVIATQRLEMLPSGKVNGNIKTAKLQIADGVIFEGNCEMILPNKD from the coding sequence ATGTCAAAAAAAGCAACAACCGCCCCAAAACAACAGCGCACCATCACCGAATACGGAACCATTTCGACAATCCTAGGCAGAGAGACCTCTTTCTCCGGGATTCTGAATTTCAGAAAACCTCTGGAGATCTCCGGCGAATTCGAGGGAGAGATAGAATCCGAAGGATTCCTATTAGTGAGCGAAGGAGCGAGAGTTCGGGCCAATATCAAGGCTGGAACCGTGATCGTAGGCGGTGAGATTACAGGGAATGTGATCGCCACCCAACGTTTGGAAATGCTTCCGAGCGGTAAGGTGAACGGCAATATCAAGACCGCTAAATTACAAATCGCAGACGGGGTAATCTTCGAAGGGAACTGCGAGATGATCCTTCCTAATAAGGATTGA
- a CDS encoding proline--tRNA ligase, whose product MRASKYLVPTEKENPADAQVASHRLMIRAGLVRRSGSGFYFYLPLGLKVLKKVENIVREEMDATGALEFELPILTPAEFWETSGRWNVMGAEMFRVKDRHDQWYSLGPTHEESFSYLVKPLLKSYKDLPINVYQIHTKFRDEIRPRFGVIRSREFIMKDAYSFHLDEASLDATYQEMRGAYRKIFQRCGLKTIPVQADSGSMGGSASEEFMVVSPIGEETLLLCGNCGYNSNSEKTPFILSSSYSPQGPKEKKEVPTPNKKSIQEVSELLGVRPEDTIKAVAVKNEKESLIIFLRGDLELNEHKLKSYLKWTDLEMIPEPELKSKGLVPGFIGPSDVNSGFKLLLDSSIKKDGAYVVGAGKEDAHIQGYVPSSEIKMEYMVADVALAREGDPCPTCGTSLKAEKGIEVGHIFKLGDKYTKAFQIQVLDQQGKARTLTMGCYGIGLNRTMATVIEQCNDDKGIYWPISIAPFEISLVTLAKGAEQEEKALEFYENLKNEGFEVFWDDRDLGPGFKFKDSELIGFPIRITVGKKFFESGEISIYDRKRDKDETFNFIGFDDLNTRVENLRQELYQELL is encoded by the coding sequence ATGAGAGCATCAAAATATCTAGTACCCACGGAAAAAGAAAATCCCGCGGACGCGCAAGTAGCGTCCCATCGCCTGATGATTCGGGCTGGCTTGGTCCGAAGATCCGGATCCGGTTTTTATTTTTATCTTCCATTGGGACTGAAAGTCCTGAAGAAGGTTGAGAATATAGTACGTGAGGAAATGGATGCAACCGGAGCCTTGGAATTCGAGCTCCCCATCCTAACCCCAGCTGAATTTTGGGAGACTTCCGGAAGATGGAATGTGATGGGCGCAGAAATGTTCCGTGTCAAGGATCGTCATGACCAATGGTATTCTCTTGGGCCGACCCATGAGGAATCTTTTTCCTATTTAGTAAAACCTCTACTGAAATCCTATAAGGATCTACCGATCAATGTGTATCAGATACACACTAAGTTCCGAGATGAGATCCGTCCTAGATTCGGAGTGATCCGTTCTAGAGAGTTTATTATGAAAGATGCATATTCTTTCCATCTGGATGAGGCTTCCTTGGATGCTACCTATCAAGAGATGAGAGGGGCTTACAGAAAGATATTCCAACGCTGTGGATTGAAGACGATCCCGGTCCAAGCGGATTCTGGTAGTATGGGTGGTTCTGCTTCCGAAGAGTTTATGGTGGTTTCTCCTATCGGAGAAGAGACTCTTCTTCTTTGTGGGAACTGCGGCTATAATTCCAATAGTGAAAAGACTCCGTTTATTTTGAGTTCGAGCTATTCTCCGCAAGGTCCTAAGGAGAAGAAGGAAGTTCCTACTCCTAACAAAAAATCCATCCAAGAAGTTTCTGAACTTTTGGGAGTTCGTCCTGAAGACACGATTAAGGCAGTCGCTGTCAAAAATGAAAAGGAATCCTTGATCATATTCCTGCGTGGCGATTTGGAATTAAACGAACATAAACTGAAATCATACCTAAAATGGACGGATCTGGAAATGATCCCTGAGCCGGAGCTGAAGAGCAAAGGTCTCGTGCCAGGGTTCATCGGACCTTCGGATGTGAATTCCGGATTTAAACTTTTGTTAGATTCTTCTATCAAGAAAGACGGAGCCTATGTGGTTGGTGCCGGTAAGGAAGATGCCCATATCCAGGGCTATGTTCCTTCTTCCGAGATCAAGATGGAGTATATGGTTGCCGATGTTGCTCTTGCGAGAGAGGGAGATCCTTGTCCTACCTGTGGCACTTCTTTAAAAGCGGAGAAGGGTATAGAAGTAGGTCATATCTTCAAGCTTGGAGACAAATATACAAAGGCATTCCAGATCCAAGTCTTGGACCAACAAGGAAAGGCTAGAACCCTGACCATGGGTTGCTACGGAATCGGTCTGAATCGTACAATGGCGACAGTGATCGAACAATGCAATGACGACAAAGGAATTTATTGGCCGATTAGCATCGCTCCTTTTGAGATCTCTCTTGTTACCTTAGCAAAAGGCGCAGAACAGGAAGAAAAAGCATTAGAATTTTATGAAAATCTAAAGAATGAAGGATTTGAGGTCTTCTGGGATGATAGAGATCTTGGACCTGGATTCAAATTCAAGGATTCCGAGCTCATCGGTTTCCCGATACGCATCACGGTAGGAAAGAAATTCTTCGAGTCCGGAGAGATCTCGATCTATGACCGCAAACGTGATAAGGACGAAACATTCAACTTCATCGGGTTCGATGACCTGAACACTAGAGTTGAAAACCTTCGTCAGGAATTATACCAAGAGCTACTCTAA
- the rpsB gene encoding 30S ribosomal protein S2, with protein MSVISMKNLLETGVHFGHQTRKWNPKMAPYVFTARNGIHIIDLQKTVQKAKEAYDALKKITGEGKKVLFVGTKKQARGAIEREALRCNMFFINNRWPGGLLTNWNTVKKSIARLKKLEGMETDNTFEKEVKTKKEVLSLRRELDKLRKTLGGIKDMNSLPEILFVIDPKKEEIAVKEARKLGLKIFAVVDTNCDPELIDYPIPGNDDAIRAISLFLETMSNAVIEGTGGVVEQPRFSEDLDSEALALEYQGEYDESGKFIMDEDPVNAKKEDPAAAPAAPATETPAPAAIEIDKAE; from the coding sequence ATGTCAGTAATTTCCATGAAGAATCTTCTGGAAACCGGAGTTCACTTCGGTCACCAGACAAGAAAATGGAATCCGAAAATGGCTCCCTACGTCTTTACGGCGAGAAACGGGATCCATATCATTGATCTTCAAAAGACCGTTCAGAAAGCTAAAGAAGCGTATGACGCGTTAAAGAAGATCACCGGCGAAGGAAAAAAAGTACTCTTCGTAGGAACTAAGAAGCAAGCTAGAGGCGCTATCGAAAGAGAAGCTCTTCGTTGCAATATGTTCTTCATCAATAACCGCTGGCCGGGCGGACTCTTAACGAATTGGAACACGGTGAAAAAATCCATTGCTCGTTTGAAAAAACTAGAGGGAATGGAAACCGACAACACTTTCGAAAAAGAAGTAAAAACTAAGAAAGAAGTTCTTTCTCTTCGCAGAGAGTTGGATAAACTCCGCAAGACCTTAGGCGGGATCAAGGACATGAACAGCCTTCCCGAAATCCTTTTCGTGATCGATCCTAAGAAAGAAGAGATCGCTGTAAAAGAAGCTCGCAAACTAGGATTGAAAATCTTCGCAGTTGTGGATACTAACTGTGATCCTGAGTTGATCGATTATCCGATCCCAGGTAACGACGACGCGATCCGTGCAATTTCCCTCTTCCTCGAGACCATGTCTAACGCGGTGATCGAAGGAACTGGTGGAGTGGTAGAACAGCCTCGCTTCAGCGAAGATCTGGATTCAGAAGCTCTCGCTTTGGAATACCAAGGTGAGTATGACGAAAGCGGTAAGTTCATCATGGACGAGGATCCTGTTAACGCTAAGAAAGAAGATCCTGCGGCGGCTCCTGCAGCTCCCGCTACGGAAACTCCTGCACCAGCAGCTATTGAGATCGATAAGGCCGAATAA
- a CDS encoding tetratricopeptide repeat protein, with protein MVTESFKETLKLYNEGLQLYKTRKFKEAWELFKKAVEITPNDGPSKKYIGRCEAFIANPPPEDWDGVFEMKTK; from the coding sequence ATGGTTACCGAATCTTTTAAGGAAACTCTGAAGCTTTACAACGAAGGCCTGCAGCTTTATAAGACCAGAAAGTTCAAAGAGGCTTGGGAATTATTCAAGAAGGCAGTGGAAATCACTCCAAACGACGGACCTTCTAAAAAATATATAGGACGCTGCGAAGCGTTCATCGCGAATCCTCCTCCCGAAGACTGGGACGGTGTGTTCGAGATGAAAACAAAATAA
- a CDS encoding site-2 protease family protein, with product MLAEAFGIVFMLALCIFIHELGHLVMGWLVGVKARVFSIGYGRGIWKKKIGETTFQVTGIPLGGYVLFKGDEYGNELKGEKGEFLSTPPLKRMIPVIGGPLFNLILGFIIIFGLYSLGFSPKGTKIYLEPAYNEFSPSYKAGLRSGDKIVSVNGTKTETKYELLSELGLSQGREADLKVERDGKEFDLHVTDPALDIDFAGERWVETSFSMGSRLTHWFRSKISALDPKGEAADYNKQRLGQLAVDGRLSPRELAMKEAAIKREAQQSRALDYLNDGDRILAVNGIEIHSVPELQSTLGKFQDQKVKLLLERKTYPLLNPWTREKAETEMTVLPAFVVELKNLRDRKYPSIPIRTWSLQSHDPEIKLKLMGLKMDGKSFADVEEFRKGIEAKIGEQVHLEVQGQSWDATIGYRKIGLLGFIAQMHVNEESMDRKLSTGEAFLQSGKDVGTLIMQQFRGLASIFSGLLSVKDSVSGPVGLAKASSHFLKEGFYSYFQFIAYISIALMFMNLLPIPVADGGHIVFFTYEAIAGRPLPRAVQEQILMFGFVFLLSLALYVTYYDFLR from the coding sequence ATGTTAGCGGAAGCGTTCGGAATCGTTTTCATGTTGGCTCTTTGTATTTTCATCCATGAGCTTGGTCACTTGGTCATGGGATGGCTTGTGGGAGTTAAGGCCCGCGTCTTCTCCATCGGTTATGGAAGAGGGATCTGGAAGAAGAAGATTGGAGAGACCACATTTCAGGTAACTGGAATCCCTTTAGGAGGCTATGTTCTTTTTAAAGGAGACGAATACGGCAACGAATTGAAAGGAGAGAAGGGAGAATTTCTTTCTACTCCTCCTTTAAAGAGAATGATCCCTGTTATAGGCGGTCCACTCTTCAATTTGATACTTGGCTTTATTATAATATTCGGATTGTACTCTTTGGGTTTTTCTCCCAAGGGAACAAAGATTTATCTCGAGCCGGCTTATAACGAGTTTTCTCCTTCATACAAGGCAGGACTTAGGAGCGGAGACAAGATCGTATCCGTAAATGGGACCAAGACCGAAACCAAATACGAACTTCTTTCCGAGCTAGGACTTTCTCAAGGAAGAGAAGCCGACCTGAAAGTGGAACGGGACGGAAAAGAATTCGATCTTCACGTTACCGATCCTGCATTGGATATCGACTTCGCCGGAGAAAGATGGGTAGAAACGAGCTTCAGCATGGGAAGTAGGCTCACTCATTGGTTCCGTTCTAAGATCTCCGCTTTGGATCCGAAAGGAGAGGCTGCGGATTATAACAAACAAAGACTGGGCCAACTCGCCGTTGATGGAAGACTGAGTCCGAGAGAACTCGCGATGAAAGAAGCTGCCATCAAGAGAGAAGCGCAGCAATCTCGTGCACTCGATTATTTGAATGATGGAGATCGGATCCTGGCTGTGAATGGGATCGAGATCCATTCGGTTCCTGAATTACAAAGCACTCTCGGAAAATTCCAAGACCAGAAAGTGAAACTTCTTCTGGAAAGAAAGACCTATCCTCTATTGAACCCTTGGACCAGAGAAAAGGCGGAAACAGAAATGACTGTGCTTCCTGCCTTTGTGGTAGAGCTAAAGAATTTAAGAGATAGAAAATATCCTAGCATTCCGATCCGCACTTGGAGTTTGCAAAGTCATGATCCGGAGATCAAACTCAAACTCATGGGTTTGAAGATGGACGGAAAATCTTTTGCCGATGTAGAAGAATTTAGAAAAGGAATAGAGGCGAAGATAGGAGAGCAAGTTCATCTAGAAGTCCAAGGACAAAGTTGGGATGCGACTATCGGATATAGAAAGATTGGGCTCCTCGGTTTTATCGCTCAGATGCATGTGAATGAGGAAAGTATGGATCGTAAGCTTTCTACAGGAGAGGCTTTTTTGCAATCCGGCAAGGATGTGGGAACTCTGATCATGCAACAGTTCCGGGGACTTGCTTCCATTTTCTCCGGTTTGCTGAGTGTGAAGGACAGCGTTTCAGGTCCGGTGGGACTCGCTAAGGCTTCTTCTCATTTCTTGAAAGAAGGTTTCTATTCTTATTTCCAATTCATAGCATATATTTCGATCGCATTAATGTTTATGAATTTACTTCCGATTCCGGTAGCCGACGGTGGACATATCGTTTTCTTCACGTATGAGGCGATTGCCGGAAGGCCTTTACCTAGGGCAGTGCAGGAGCAGATCCTCATGTTCGGATTCGTGTTCCTTCTTTCTCTAGCCCTTTACGTGACTTATTACGATTTCTTACGATAA
- the frr gene encoding ribosome recycling factor → MANEEVINAMKAKMDKTVELLRKDFGSVRTGRANPALIEDLRVEYYGTPTPINQLGNISVPEPRLLVVSPYDKGTMKDIEKAIQASGLGLQPTNDGVVIRIVIPELTGERRKELAKVVKSKSEEKKVAVRNIRRDALEDLKKHSEGISQDELKTLQDQVQKITDSYIDKIAAVTAEKEKEITTV, encoded by the coding sequence ATGGCGAATGAAGAAGTAATAAACGCGATGAAAGCCAAGATGGACAAGACCGTGGAACTTCTTCGAAAAGATTTCGGGAGTGTCCGGACCGGAAGAGCAAATCCTGCACTTATCGAAGATCTAAGAGTAGAGTACTACGGAACTCCAACTCCGATCAATCAATTGGGAAATATTTCCGTACCAGAACCTAGACTTCTCGTGGTTTCTCCTTATGATAAGGGAACGATGAAGGATATTGAGAAAGCCATCCAAGCCTCCGGTTTAGGATTGCAGCCGACCAATGATGGAGTAGTGATCCGTATCGTGATCCCGGAACTCACCGGAGAGAGACGAAAAGAACTCGCTAAAGTGGTTAAGTCTAAATCCGAAGAGAAGAAGGTCGCAGTCCGCAATATCCGCAGAGACGCGCTCGAAGATCTAAAGAAGCATTCCGAAGGGATCTCTCAAGATGAATTGAAGACTCTTCAGGACCAAGTGCAAAAGATCACGGATTCTTATATCGATAAAATCGCCGCCGTAACCGCAGAAAAAGAGAAAGAAATCACTACGGTTTAA
- the pyrH gene encoding UMP kinase: MSQETSKYKRILIKLSGEALAGEGEFGIDSNKAHSLAEEIKEVHSLGVEIALVVGGGNLIRGASLAKVGMDQATADYMGMLATIQNALALQDACEKKGLYTRVQSAIDIHSIAESYIRRRAVRHLEKKRIVIFAGGIGNPYFTTDTAASLRAVEVGCEVILKATKVDGVYDADPKKEPNAKRYTHISFMESIKRRLKVMDSTALSLCMENNMSIIVFDIFKRGNLKDLVVGNKKIGTLISNSEDIRIDGE, encoded by the coding sequence TTGTCTCAGGAAACTTCTAAGTACAAGCGTATCTTAATTAAACTCTCCGGCGAGGCTCTTGCCGGAGAGGGCGAGTTTGGGATTGATAGCAATAAGGCCCATTCTCTCGCCGAAGAAATCAAAGAAGTTCATTCTCTTGGTGTAGAGATCGCTTTGGTAGTTGGTGGTGGAAACCTGATCCGAGGCGCTAGTCTCGCTAAGGTGGGAATGGACCAAGCAACCGCAGATTATATGGGAATGCTTGCGACCATTCAAAACGCTTTGGCCCTCCAAGACGCATGTGAGAAGAAGGGACTGTACACAAGAGTCCAATCTGCGATCGATATTCATTCGATTGCTGAAAGTTATATTCGCCGAAGAGCTGTCCGTCACTTGGAAAAGAAACGGATCGTAATCTTTGCCGGTGGAATCGGAAATCCATATTTTACCACGGATACGGCTGCGAGTCTTCGCGCAGTAGAAGTTGGATGCGAGGTCATTCTAAAAGCCACCAAGGTGGACGGGGTCTATGACGCAGATCCTAAGAAAGAACCGAACGCAAAACGTTATACTCATATCTCCTTCATGGAATCCATCAAACGTAGACTAAAGGTCATGGATTCTACTGCTCTTAGCCTCTGCATGGAAAACAATATGTCGATAATCGTATTTGACATTTTTAAGCGGGGCAATTTAAAAGATTTGGTCGTCGGGAATAAAAAGATCGGCACCTTGATTTCGAATTCGGAGGATATACGGATCGATGGCGAATGA